The window AGCGCCGACTTCTTCGACGCCGAGACCTGGCCCGACATCGTGTTCCGCAGCACCCGGATCGAGGAAGTGAGCGAGAACGCGCTCGTCGTGTTCGGCGAGCTGACGATCCGCGATGTGACCAAGCAGATCACCGTGCCGATCGAGTTCACCGGCGTGCACCGCGATGCCTTCGGCGCGCTGCGTGGCGGGTTCGAGGGAACGCGACGCTTGGACCGGCGCGAGTACGGCCTTGAGTGGAACATGCCGTTGGATGCCGGCGGGCTGCTGGTCTCCGAGAAGATCACGCTCGAGTTTGAGATCTCGGCGGTCAAGCGT is drawn from Microbacterium protaetiae and contains these coding sequences:
- a CDS encoding YceI family protein, whose translation is MTQEEFDLSGDWDFDPAHTRIGFSAKHAMVSTVRGAFNDVAGALHVDLDEPENSTAEVVLRVASVDTRSAQRDEHLRSADFFDAETWPDIVFRSTRIEEVSENALVVFGELTIRDVTKQITVPIEFTGVHRDAFGALRGGFEGTRRLDRREYGLEWNMPLDAGGLLVSEKITLEFEISAVKREGASEEAA